ACGGCGTAGCCGGAGTTGAGGCCCAGTCCGAGACGGTTTGGCGCCAGGCTAACCGCTACGGCGTGCCGCGCATCTGCTTTATCAACAAGATGGACCGCACCGGCGCCGATTTCTACCGCTGTTTAAAGATGATCGAAGACAGGTTGAAGGCCCGCCATATCCCGGTGGTTATCCCCATCGGCAGTGGGCCTGAGGGCTTTGCCGGCATTATAGATGTCATCACCGGCAAGGTTTATTCCCACGACGGCGAACAGAACGTCAACGAGATGGTGGAGATTCCATTCCCGGCCGCCGAAAAAGAGCGCTTCGAGGCTGCCCGGCACCAGATGATCGAAAAGCTGGCCGAGCTGGATGACGAGATCATGTGCGCCTATCTGGATGGCAAGGACATCCCGGAAGCGGACATCCGCGCCGGCCTTCGCCGCGTCACTCTCTCTAACAAGGGCATCCCGGTTCTGTGTGGCAGTTCTTTCCGACAGAGGGGTGTCAAGCTACTGCTGGATGCCGTGGTCAACTATTTGCCCTCTCCCCTCGATACGCCGCCGGTGGTCGGCATCGAACCCAAGGGTCAGTCCGAGGTCAACCGCGCCGTCTCCGACGAAGCGCCGTTCTCCGCCCTGGCCTTCAAGGTCGTCTCCGACCCGTTCGTCGGCCGCCTGGTCTACCTCCGGGTTTATTCCGGGACTGTCGACGCCGGCGCCGGGGTGATCAACACCACCCGGGACCAGAAAGAGCGCATCGGACGCCTGCTCGTTATGCACGCCAACGCCCGTGAAGAGATAACCAAAGCCGACACCGGCTCCATCGTCGCTTCGCTGGGACTTAAGAATACCTTCACCGGCGACACCCTGTGCGACCCGGCCCACCCGGTGCTCCTGGAGAACATCAAGTTCCCCGAACCGGTAGTGTCCATTTCCATCGAGCCCAAGACCCGCGCCGACCAGGACAAAATGGTGGACGCGCTACAGAAGCTGGCCGAGGAAGACCCGACCTTCAAGGTCACCTATAACGAAGAGACCGGCCAGAACATCATCGCCGGTATGGGCGAGCTGCACCTGGACGTTTTGGTCAGCCGCATGTTCACTGAACATAAAGTGGCGGCCAAGGTCGGCCAGCCGCGGGTAGCTTACCGCGAGACCATCACCACCGACGCCAAGGCCGAAGGCCGGTTTGTCCGCCAGTCCGGCGGTCGCGGCCAGTACGGCCACGTCAAGATCGAGGTCGTACCGAACACTGAATCGACCGATATCGAAGTCGCCGACGACATTCGCGGCGGCACGGTGCCGAAAAACTTCGTCAAGGCCGCCGCCGAAGGCATCAAGGAAGCCGCCGCCACCGGCGTCTACGCCGGGTACCCCATGGTGGGCGTCAAGGTGTCGATCTACGACGGCAGCTTCCACGAAGTCGACTCCAACGAAATGGCCTTCAAAACGGCCGGCTCGATGGCGCTCAAGGCTGCGGTGAATAAGGCCAATCCAGTGCTACTTGAGCCGATCATGAAAATGGAAGTGATGACTCCCGAGGAATACATGGGCGATATTATCGGCGACTTAAACTCCCGCCGCGGCCATATCGTCTCCATCGAGCCGCGGGGCGACACCACGGTCATCCATGCCTACGTGCCTCTAGCCGAGACCTTCGGTTATACCACCACTATCCGTGGCATCAGCAAGGGCCGCGCCACCTCGTCCATGGAATTTTATAAGTACCAGGAACTGCCGGCAAACATCGCCAAGACGGTAATGGAAGCCGCGGCAGTCGCGAAATAGGGGATATAGAAACGATGGGTAAACAAAAGATCCGCATCAAGCTCAAGGGGTTCGACCACAAGGTGCTCGACCAGTCAGCGCTGCAGATCGTCGAAGCGCTGGAGCGCACCGGCGCGGTCATCTCCGGACCGGTGCCGCTACCGACCCAAATTAAAAAGTACTCGGTTATCAGGGCTTCCTTCATCGACAAGGACTCCCAGGAGCAGTTCGAGGTCCGCACCCACAAGAGGCTTATCGACATCGTGGAAACGACCTCTAAGACCATCGACGCGCTGACCAGTCTCAATATGCCGGCTGGCGTCAGCATCGATATCAAGCTATAGGCGCTATTAGATTAACCTTTAGGAAACTAGAGATGATGAACGGTATTATCGGTAAGAAACTGGGCATGACCCAGGTCTACGGCGAAGGCGGCAAAGCAGAACCGGTAACGGTGCTTGCGGTCGGGCCGTGCACGGTCACCATGCTGAAAACAGTTGAGAAGGACGGCTACGCCGCCGCTCAATTGGGCTTCGGCACGGCCAAGAAACTGGCTAAAGCGGAGAAGGGTCACACCAAGGACCTGGGTGAATTCCGCCACCTTAGAGAGTTCCGCCTGGAAGACACTGCCGGCATCGAAGTCGGCGCCAAGATCGACGCCGGGCTGTTTGCCGACGGCGAACTGATCGATGTCACCGGCACCTCCAAGGGCAAGGGTTTTGCCGGCGGCGTCAAACGCCACGGCTTCCACGGCGGCGCCAAGACCCACGGCCAGAGTGACCGCCATCGTGCTCCCGGCTCTATCGGTTCCACGACCACACCCGGGCGCGTCTATCCGGGCACCCGGATGGCCGGGCACATGGGCCATGAGCAGGTCACCGTCCGCAGCCTCAAGGTGGTCAAGGCCGACAAAGAGAAGAACCTGCTCCTGGTGCGCGGGGCCGTCCCCGGCGCCAAGAACGGTCTCATCCTGATTAAAAAATCGAAGAAGAGCAAGTAAATGGAAATTGCCGTTTATAACACCCAGGGCCAGGTAGTCAAGAACCGGAATATCAGCGAAGCAGTGTTCGGCGTCTCGATGAACGAGGCGGTGGTGCACCAGGCGGTGGTCGCTCAAGCCGCGAATGCCAGGCAGGGCACCCAGAGCACCAAAGGCCGCAGCGAAGTGGCCGGATCATCCAAGAAGCTGTTCCGCCAGAAAGGCACCGGCGAAGCCCGTGCCGGCTCGGTCAAGAGCGGCCTGCGGCCCGGCGGCGGCATCATATTCGGACCCAAGCCGCGGGATTTCGGCAAAGCCTTGCCCAAGAAGGTCAGGCAACTGGCCATCCGCTGCCTTTTATCCGACAAATTTTCCAGCGGCGGCCTTAAGGTCATTGAAGGCTTCAATTTCGAAGCGCCCAAGACCAAAGACAT
This is a stretch of genomic DNA from Dehalogenimonas etheniformans. It encodes these proteins:
- the fusA gene encoding elongation factor G, which codes for MAQETRTFELDKIRNIGIIAHIDAGKTTTTERILYFTGRTYKIGNVDEGNTVMDWMQQERERGITITSAATACHWHDYRINIIDTPGHVDFTAEVERSLRVLDGGVVVFDGVAGVEAQSETVWRQANRYGVPRICFINKMDRTGADFYRCLKMIEDRLKARHIPVVIPIGSGPEGFAGIIDVITGKVYSHDGEQNVNEMVEIPFPAAEKERFEAARHQMIEKLAELDDEIMCAYLDGKDIPEADIRAGLRRVTLSNKGIPVLCGSSFRQRGVKLLLDAVVNYLPSPLDTPPVVGIEPKGQSEVNRAVSDEAPFSALAFKVVSDPFVGRLVYLRVYSGTVDAGAGVINTTRDQKERIGRLLVMHANAREEITKADTGSIVASLGLKNTFTGDTLCDPAHPVLLENIKFPEPVVSISIEPKTRADQDKMVDALQKLAEEDPTFKVTYNEETGQNIIAGMGELHLDVLVSRMFTEHKVAAKVGQPRVAYRETITTDAKAEGRFVRQSGGRGQYGHVKIEVVPNTESTDIEVADDIRGGTVPKNFVKAAAEGIKEAAATGVYAGYPMVGVKVSIYDGSFHEVDSNEMAFKTAGSMALKAAVNKANPVLLEPIMKMEVMTPEEYMGDIIGDLNSRRGHIVSIEPRGDTTVIHAYVPLAETFGYTTTIRGISKGRATSSMEFYKYQELPANIAKTVMEAAAVAK
- the rpsJ gene encoding 30S ribosomal protein S10, with amino-acid sequence MGKQKIRIKLKGFDHKVLDQSALQIVEALERTGAVISGPVPLPTQIKKYSVIRASFIDKDSQEQFEVRTHKRLIDIVETTSKTIDALTSLNMPAGVSIDIKL
- the rplC gene encoding 50S ribosomal protein L3, whose product is MMNGIIGKKLGMTQVYGEGGKAEPVTVLAVGPCTVTMLKTVEKDGYAAAQLGFGTAKKLAKAEKGHTKDLGEFRHLREFRLEDTAGIEVGAKIDAGLFADGELIDVTGTSKGKGFAGGVKRHGFHGGAKTHGQSDRHRAPGSIGSTTTPGRVYPGTRMAGHMGHEQVTVRSLKVVKADKEKNLLLVRGAVPGAKNGLILIKKSKKSK
- the rplD gene encoding 50S ribosomal protein L4 encodes the protein MEIAVYNTQGQVVKNRNISEAVFGVSMNEAVVHQAVVAQAANARQGTQSTKGRSEVAGSSKKLFRQKGTGEARAGSVKSGLRPGGGIIFGPKPRDFGKALPKKVRQLAIRCLLSDKFSSGGLKVIEGFNFEAPKTKDMAALLTALECVPSAIVATSGVDEKVVLSARNLPKVKTTPANLLNVADLLKYDKLLLTEEALAVVEKVWGGEAV